The sequence below is a genomic window from Lentimicrobium saccharophilum.
TTTGTTTTCAATAACGGAAATTACAACGATGGAGAAGAACAGAGCGGCTGCCACAGAATAAAGCACGATAAGCCAGCGTACCGGAGAAGATTTCTTGTCCGCAACTACCGGGGGAGTGACCACATTGGTAAATGTGAATACTTTATCTGCATCATACACTGCCCTGTCATAAACCAGTTCAAACTCGGAATAGATGCGGAGGATATCATTGCGTCGCTGGGTAAGAATCGCCATTTGACCTGCTTTGCTCTCGAAGTTCTCTTTCATGCGGAGTACATCCTTCATATTGATATTGGTACTGTTTGACCCATCAACCGTCCGGAGATAACCACGGGTAATTTCTCGTGCCTGCGCTTCATAATCAATCAGTTCATAATTCTGACGGAGTTCCGAAAGCGCTTTTTCAACACTGTCGAGTTGCGCTTTTTTTTCTTGCATGGTTTTTTCCATGCTGCTGACAACCTCAGAATATTTGTCACGATGGATTTTACGGATCTTAAGATTACAGAAATCAATGATTGCCAGAACCATATCCCGTGCAATCACCGGATCTGTATCCATCACAACAATCTCTATTGACTCATATTGTGTTTTACTGATCTTTACATTCTTATTGTAAAGAAACTGCATTGTTGACTGGAAATATTTGTAAGAACTATCGATGCGGTAGTGCTCTGCCAGATTGAATTTCCGGATAATACTGTCTCTGATATCCTGGGACTGAAGCCACTGTAACATCTGCTCACTTTCACTCTCGTCGGAATATGGTGCTATATTCGAAGGATAGACCAATGCATAGGATTTGAATTTCGGTTTAATAAAGAAAGAACCCGAAAATAAAGCTGCGAGCAATGCCGCAACAACCGCTATGGAAAGGAGATGCCATTTCCACCTGAAGAAGATCTTCATCATGTGGATGTTACTGAAATAGTTCTCCGTAGTGGGCCTGATGTTGTCCATTATGTTGAAATTAAAGCTTATTTTTTTGAAAAGGAGTTTTTTTTTAAGGCATTGAATGCCGGCAGTTTTTCAATGGTGATGATCACAATCACCGAGATCAGAAATGCAGCAAGGGTTGAAACGAGTACGATAATCCACCGGACAGGATAAGACTTCTTTTCAGCTTTGTATGCCGATTCAACAACAAATTTTTGCGGCAGGGTCTCTGTGGCATCTACTTTAGCCTCTTCATATCTTGCTTTGAGATAACTCAATTGCTTTTTCTCATGCTCAAGCATGTCGCGCAAGGAAACATAAGCACCGCCATATTTTGCAAGCAGGTTCAGCTTACTTTCAAGCGAGGCTATACCCCTTTCATTTCCCCTTGCGATTTCAATGGCAAGCTGCTGATTAAACATTTCCGATTGGGACTCATAATCGTAAACACCCAGTTCACGAATCACCCGCAGTGAATCCTCCATTTTTGCAATATCATCACGCAACTTCAAATATTCCTGTTCGACGATGGCAAAACCTTTCATCGCCCGTTCGCGTTGCATGGCATTCTTCGTAGAATCAAGCAGTTCGGAGATCGTATTGGCAATATCGGCTGCCATTTGGGGGTCGCGGTCGAGCACCGATATCCTGACAGCCATGAATTCCGTTCTTCTGAACGTAATGTTGCTCTCGTATTGCCTGTGAAGCTCAGTATTCTTATATTTTGACCTTGGATTGATCCTGTAATGTTTCATCAGGTCAAACTTTTCAACCACCTTATCCCGGATTTTGCTCGAACTGAGAATCTGGAGCATCTGTTCTGTCTGCTCATCTTCACCAAACTCAAGAATATCGGTTTTAGCAGCAGGCTGATCGGAAAGCAATGCCCTGGAAACAGAGTTGCTTGACACCGGAAAAAGGACAACTGTTGAACGGTAAAGCGGCGTTATGAAAAGGCTGGAGGAAAAAACCGCAGCCAAAATGGCGGCACTTAAACTTATAATTATCAGGTGCTTACGCCAGGAGAAAAGGAACATTCCGAGGCTTGTGGAATCAAAATCCCTGATTTCTGATAGCTTATTCTCCGACATAATGGAATGTTGGTTCGTTTTAGGTTGTCAAAGATATGGAAAAATAGATCACAATAAAAATATCAACCCCCGATAAAATATGCAGTTCTACCCGGCCGGCGAAGCAATCAGGCGGATAAAATAGCGCAGGTTCAGCAATCGCAAAACGAGAGCCAGAAAAACAGACAGGAAAATTGCGAGTATAAGAGACTGTAACCAATACAAGGGAAGACTGACAGCTACCCTGTTGATGAGAACAACACCGATGACAAAAACAAGCAGTGCGCCGAGAAACTTCGGATTGAATTTAAACCTGAAGAAGATTAACACCAGAATAATCTGCGCTATAGCCATAATTCCCTGCGTAATCAGGCTGGTCCAGGCTGATCCCAAAGCCCCGAATCGGGGAATAAGCAGCACGTTGAGGCTGATATTCAGGAGCATTCCCCCGGCTGCGATCAGGTTAAGCTGTTTCAGATTTCCGTTGGCCGTCAACAGGGTGCCGAAAACATAGGTAGTTGAGATAGCTATAAAGCATCCCATCAGCACCCCGAACACCGAAGCTGATTCCGGAATGAAGTGATCATACATCAGGTCCATGATCTCAACCCTGTAAAACCAGGAGACAGCTGCCAGAATTACAGAAACAACAAACAATAGCGTAAACGACAGACGTACAAGGTTTTCAACCCTCTCGCCTGACTTAATCTGTCGCGCGAACAAAGGCAATAAAAGAACTGAAAACAGGTAGGCAATGTTATTGGAAGCATCAAGCAAGCGGTAGGCATGGGCGTAAATGCCCGATTGCTCCTTTCCCTGAACACCACCGATCAGACGCTCAATCATCACCGAATCAATCCTGTTGTAGAAGGTCATAAGCAATACCAGAATGGCAAACGGCAGGCTTTGCCGGATGATCATCAGAAAAAACGGGAAATTCCAGTTAAGTCGCCTGAAAGAAGCTTTTTTGATTACAATCAGCAAAGCGATCAGTGCAGTGAGCGCATAGGATACTGTCTGCGCATATACAAACCACTCTATCCTGAATGTCTGGTCTGTGATCCTGCCCCACAGCAATACACTGCATATCGCGATCATCAGCATACGGTCGAGCACCGAAAGAAGGCTGTCGGTTTTGAAAAGCAGCAGCGCTGAAACATTTGACCTGAGATAAAGGATGAAGGATATCAGAAATTGATTGATCCCGAGCAGGCCAAGCATCCATAATTCATTCCCCCTGTAGCCCCATATTATTCCTACTGAAAAAGTGACAATAAAATAAACCACCGCCAGCAGAAATTTCAGGATGATAATGCTGGAAAAATGTTTGTTCAGCAACTGACTGTTCTGGGCAATATTCCGGTTGTTAAAATTGGTAATACCAAAATCAAACAGAATATTAAAAAGAAAGGAAAAGTTAAAAATGGCAAAATAAAAACCAAAGTCCTCAGCCCCCACCACATTCTGCACAGTCCTGTCGATGCCGAAAATCCAGAAAGGTTTTATCAGCAGGTTAAGGAGTAACAGAAAACCCAGATTGGTAAGAAATTTACGTTGCATACCGGAAACCGAAAATCTTGCGGGCAAATTCCTCACCGGTGGGGAATGCAACTGAAAACCTCATCCGGTAAGCGATTATGTGTTAAATTTGCGCAAAAATATCATTATTCTTGTAATATTCACTGCAGGTGGCCGAATAAAAGCCTCATCAAAACAAAATTGATTTGAAGATCGCTGTCAATACCAGATTGCTGTTGCATGGAAGACTCGAAGGCATCGGGTGGTTCAGCTATGAGAACCTCAAAAGAATCACAACAGACCATCCTGAACACCAGTTTTATTTTCTTTTCGACCGTCCATACCACAGGGATTTTATTTTCAGCGACAACGTCATCCCCCTTGTAGCCGGCCCTCCTGCCCGACATCCCGTATTATATTTTATCTGGTTCGAATTTACCGTTCGCCGCCTGCTCAAAAAGACCGGAGCCGACCTTTTCCTTTCCCCTGACGGTTATCTTTCGCTGGGATCAAAGGTACCTTCCATTGCCGTTTTCCACGATCTTAATTTCGAGCACTACCCCGGCGACCTTCCCCTGGCGGAGCGCTGGTATTACAGGACCTTTTTCAGAAAATATGCTTCTAAAGCGGCCAGAATAGCAACGGTTTCCGGATTTTCGAAGGCAGACATCACAAGGCAATATGGTACGGATCCCGGAAAAATTGATGTGGTATATAACGGGGCAAACGAGGAATATCTTCCTGTTGATGAATCCGTGAAATCAGAAACCAGAAAAAAGTACACCGGGGGACGCCCGTATTTCTTTTTCGTAGGATCGTTGCATCCCCGAAAAAATCTGGTCAACCTTTTCAGGGCCTTTGACCTTTTTAAAAGGACAGACCGGCAAAACACCTTGTTGCTCCTTGCCGGCGCCCGAAAATGGTGGACAGGTGAGATCGCTTCCGTTTATGAAAACATGGAATTCAAAGACGATGTGATCTTTTCGGGAAGGCTGGAAACCAGTGAAATGTGCAATGTCATGGGATCGGCTGTTGCGCTCACCTACGTTTCATATTTCGAGGGGTTTGGCATACCAATCGTGGAGGCTTTCCGTTGCGGGACCCCGGTTATCACATCCAACATCACTTCCATGCCTGAAGTTGGCGGAGAAGCAGCCCTTTATGCCGATCCTTTTAAACCGGAAGAAATTGCTGATGCCATGACTAAAATCGCAAACGACAACAATCTCCGCGAGCAACTGATTACTGCAGGGGCCGGGAGGGCCGGGATATTTACCTGGGACCAATCGGCCCGGAGGTTATGGCAAACTATTGAGAAAGTACTAACAGCTCAGGCAGATTTATCAGCGCGCTTGTAGGTGCACAGGCTGACAAGCCACACAACTGCGAAAGCAAGAACAAAGGAAGCGAACCTCACGCTGATTGCCTGATCAAGATAAGTAATTTCAGACCAGATAATTGTTGAAAAAGAACCTGTTAACATTCCTGCAAGAACCCCCTGCCAGGTTGTTTTCTTCCATTTAAGCATCAGCAACAGCGCCGGGCCAAACGATGCCCCCAGGCCCGACCAGGCATAAGAAACCATGGCAAAAATCAGCTTTTGCGACGTTACCGCGATGGCAAATGCCGCTAGCCCGACCAACAGGGTTACAATCCGGCTGAGATTGACCATAGCTTTTGAGCTAATGTTGATATTCAGTATGTTATGAAACAAATCTTCCGACACCACAGAAGATATCACCAGCAACTGCCCGTCGGCGGTTGACATCATGGCAGCGATGGCTGCAGAAATCAGAATACCGGCAACCCAGGCCGGCAGCAGACTGTTGGCAAGGTGAGGCATCACCTTTTCAACATCATTAAAAGTCCCTTGTCCATATAATGCCAAACCCACAAGACCTATCACAAAAGCTCCCGCAAATGCAGGAACTGCCCAGAAAAATGCGATGCGACGGCTTTTTTTCATTCTGGCGGGATCCTTGATGGACATAAACTTGGTAAGCAGGTGGGGCTGTCCCATATATCCGAAAGCCCAGCTCAGGCCGCCGATGATTGTTGCTACTGCCGCCCAGCCTGTTTTGCCGCCCGAAAGACTCAGGTAAGTTCCCCCTGCAGCGTTGAGCGCCGATCCCAGAGAATGCCCGCCGGCTGATACTTCGAGCAATCCTGCCAGCGGGAGCAACACCAGAGCACCGAACATCAGCAGGGCCTGAATAAAGTCAGTCCACACCACCGCATGAAACCCGCCCAGCATCGTGTAAAGAATGATTACCGCGGCACCGATCACCATGCCGGTAAAGGGGGCGATACCAAATGTCACATTGAGCACCTTGCCGGCTCCGTTAAACTGTGCCGCCAGGTAAAATGTAAAGAAGAATATAATGATCAGCATGGCGGTGAACCTGATCCACAACCCTCCCCTGCTGAATTGCTTTGAAAAAACATCAGGCAGGGTGATGGCGTTAAAACGTTCCGACTGCCGCCGGATGTCCTCTGCCACCGCATACCAATAAAAGAAAATGCCGATCAGGCACCCCAGGGCAGTCCAGACCTCAACAATTCCTAATGCCAGCGCTGCACCCGGAAGCCCAAGCAGCAGCCAGGCCGACTCTCCGGAAGAACGCTCCGACAATGCTACCACCCAGGAGTTCATCTTCCTGCCTCCAAGAAAATAATCGGCATTCGACTCATTGCGGCGATACATGTATATCCCGATGCCCAACATGGCAATCAGATAAATGATGAAACCAATCAGGGTTGTGCTCATAAATGCCCGAAATTTGGTAAATAGCTGTTAAAGACTTGCTAATATACGGCAATATGATAAAACCGCTCAGCCATCCGGCGCATTTATCATAACCTTACTGCATCATTGTTGCGAAAATGCATCGTTATCTCAAACAGTATATACTCTGTCAGAAATTACACCTGCAGATAGTGACAGGATCCCCGCTAAAGCGCATTGTTAATCCTGAAATAAACAAGCCTCACAGGCTGGTATCCTACCCACCGGCATAAGCCGGGCAGGAAGAAATCGTTTGGGATATTATAATTTGCCGTTTGCGGGCGGTGACCGATCAAGCCGTTGAGCGTTTTTGCGGACAACAACCCATAAAAAACCAACTGTCCCAAAATTTTTTATAGCGGGTTTCAGGTTTTATATTCTTTATCAATGTTGTCCTGAAAAACCTGATAATGGACTTAGAGATTCTTCGCTCCACGATGTTACGCTCAGAAAGACAATGTTTTAGGATTCAAAGGAGGGTGCCTGGTGGCGGCAAAGCCGCCACCAGGCACCCTCCTTAAAAAACACACGCAAATTGCAGTCTTTCTGAGCGTTAGCTAAGAACCGATCCCGATACTATCAGGAGAGTTCACCGAAGGTAATCTCATGCTTTTCCCCGGGCAATAGTGATTCTTTATTAACCAAAGTCAATGAATTACTCCTAAGGGGCAATGTAGCTTTGCATCAACAAATTTAAAACTTTGACTATGAAAACAAATGAATTGAATTTATCGACAAAAACTTTGGCAAGAACTACCGGATTCTTCTACCTGTTAATTATTACCGGCGGATTGATAAGTGGAATGTTTGTCAGAGGAACATTGATCGACCTTACTAATGCTGAGATTACCCTGAATAATATTATTCAAAACGAAACTTTATTCAGGTTAGGATTTTTAGGAGATCTTATCATGGTTCTATCCGACGTAATGGTATCCGTACTTTTCTACTTCCTTCTTGTAAATGTTCACAAAGGTCTTGCAATCCTTGCGGCCGTTTTCAGATTATTACAATCATCAGTGCTTGGCGCAAACCTGATCAACCTGTTTAAGCCTGTAATAATGATTCAAGGTGCAGAAAAAATGTCAACTGAACAATTGACTGAACTAAGCAGTGATGTAATAACACAGATGCAAGTCTTCGACTATGGTTACTTAATCTCTGGTGTATTCTTTGCGATCAATTGTTTATTAATGGGAGTCCTTTTGTATAAATCTGCTGATTTTCCAAAATTCATCGGAATAATAATTTTCATAGCCGGCTTAGGATATATGTTTAATTCTATGGCAAGTTTTCTGGTCCCTTCACTGATCGAAATCAGTGCAATGGTTATGCTATTTACAGCAGTTATCGCAGAATTAACTTTTTGTGCATATCTATTGACAGCAGGGGTAAGAAACAAAAGTAAAGAATCCCAGCTATAGTTTAAGACTTATTCTTTTGGGCAATACGTTTACGAATCCTGCTCAAAGATTCAGGCTGCACACCCAGGAATGTCGCCAGGTGATATTGAGGAACCCGCTGGAGCAATTCTGGCCGGGTTTCTTGTAACATTAAATATCTTTCTTCCGGATTCCTGGTAAGGTAGTTTTGAAGGACTTCTTGTTGTTTGCCGAATTCTTGCTCAATGCTGTTTCTGCAGAGGGCTTCAAATTTAGGATGCTGTTTATAGAGTTTTTGTTCATTATCAAAACTTAATACAGCCAATGTGTAATCTTCAATACATTCGAAATAATGATTTGCCGGAGTTTTATTAAGATAGCTTAAAAGTGATGCAATTGAATCTCCTTCAATAAAGAACTGAGTTGTTTTTTCTTCGCCATTCAGAATTTGATACGAACGAACACAACCTTTGATGTTGAAGTAACATTCTTTTGCAATGCTTCCTTCTTCCAGAAGAAGCCGGCCTTTCTTAAATTCTTTGATGGGAATTAAGGTATCCACTGCTTCTATTTCTTCAGGAGTCAGAAACATTTCCTTTGCTATCAAATCAGATATTTTTAATTCCATTGGGCGATTAATAAATAAAACCTGACTAAAGGATATTTACTTCCGGTTCCAATATTACACTAAATCCGGAGTAAACCGAATCAATAATTCTCTTAGAAAGATCCAGGATCTGTATCCCGGTAGCCTTGCCATAATTGACAAGCACCAATGCCTGCCGTTCATGCACCCCTGCATCGCCATCCCGGTAACCTTTCCATCCGCATTGTTCAATCAGCCAGCCGGCAGCCAGTTTAACGCCATGTTCACCCGGATATGCGGGTATTGAGGGATTTTTACTTTTCAGTTTTTCAAAATGCGCATGACTCACAACAGGATTCTTGAAAAAACTTCCGGCATTTCCAATCACCTCCGGATCCGGCAGTTTGCTGCGCCTGATATTACATACGGCCTGCGCTATTGCTTTCACCGAAGGCATTTCTCTCATTGCTTCAAGTTCTGCCCCGATAGCACCGTATGCGGTATTCAGTAACGGCCGCTTTCTCAGGCGAAATGTTACCGATAAAATCAGGTACTGTCCTTTTAACTCATTTTTGAAAACGCTGTTCCGGTATCCGAAAGCACAATCATCAGAATAAAACTCACGAAATTCT
It includes:
- a CDS encoding glycosyltransferase family 4 protein, with the protein product MKIAVNTRLLLHGRLEGIGWFSYENLKRITTDHPEHQFYFLFDRPYHRDFIFSDNVIPLVAGPPARHPVLYFIWFEFTVRRLLKKTGADLFLSPDGYLSLGSKVPSIAVFHDLNFEHYPGDLPLAERWYYRTFFRKYASKAARIATVSGFSKADITRQYGTDPGKIDVVYNGANEEYLPVDESVKSETRKKYTGGRPYFFFVGSLHPRKNLVNLFRAFDLFKRTDRQNTLLLLAGARKWWTGEIASVYENMEFKDDVIFSGRLETSEMCNVMGSAVALTYVSYFEGFGIPIVEAFRCGTPVITSNITSMPEVGGEAALYADPFKPEEIADAMTKIANDNNLREQLITAGAGRAGIFTWDQSARRLWQTIEKVLTAQADLSARL
- a CDS encoding DUF4386 domain-containing protein, giving the protein MKTNELNLSTKTLARTTGFFYLLIITGGLISGMFVRGTLIDLTNAEITLNNIIQNETLFRLGFLGDLIMVLSDVMVSVLFYFLLVNVHKGLAILAAVFRLLQSSVLGANLINLFKPVIMIQGAEKMSTEQLTELSSDVITQMQVFDYGYLISGVFFAINCLLMGVLLYKSADFPKFIGIIIFIAGLGYMFNSMASFLVPSLIEISAMVMLFTAVIAELTFCAYLLTAGVRNKSKESQL
- a CDS encoding Crp/Fnr family transcriptional regulator, with product MELKISDLIAKEMFLTPEEIEAVDTLIPIKEFKKGRLLLEEGSIAKECYFNIKGCVRSYQILNGEEKTTQFFIEGDSIASLLSYLNKTPANHYFECIEDYTLAVLSFDNEQKLYKQHPKFEALCRNSIEQEFGKQQEVLQNYLTRNPEERYLMLQETRPELLQRVPQYHLATFLGVQPESLSRIRKRIAQKNKS
- a CDS encoding sodium/proline symporter; protein product: MSTTLIGFIIYLIAMLGIGIYMYRRNESNADYFLGGRKMNSWVVALSERSSGESAWLLLGLPGAALALGIVEVWTALGCLIGIFFYWYAVAEDIRRQSERFNAITLPDVFSKQFSRGGLWIRFTAMLIIIFFFTFYLAAQFNGAGKVLNVTFGIAPFTGMVIGAAVIILYTMLGGFHAVVWTDFIQALLMFGALVLLPLAGLLEVSAGGHSLGSALNAAGGTYLSLSGGKTGWAAVATIIGGLSWAFGYMGQPHLLTKFMSIKDPARMKKSRRIAFFWAVPAFAGAFVIGLVGLALYGQGTFNDVEKVMPHLANSLLPAWVAGILISAAIAAMMSTADGQLLVISSVVSEDLFHNILNINISSKAMVNLSRIVTLLVGLAAFAIAVTSQKLIFAMVSYAWSGLGASFGPALLLMLKWKKTTWQGVLAGMLTGSFSTIIWSEITYLDQAISVRFASFVLAFAVVWLVSLCTYKRADKSA
- a CDS encoding Wzz/FepE/Etk N-terminal domain-containing protein, producing MDNIRPTTENYFSNIHMMKIFFRWKWHLLSIAVVAALLAALFSGSFFIKPKFKSYALVYPSNIAPYSDESESEQMLQWLQSQDIRDSIIRKFNLAEHYRIDSSYKYFQSTMQFLYNKNVKISKTQYESIEIVVMDTDPVIARDMVLAIIDFCNLKIRKIHRDKYSEVVSSMEKTMQEKKAQLDSVEKALSELRQNYELIDYEAQAREITRGYLRTVDGSNSTNINMKDVLRMKENFESKAGQMAILTQRRNDILRIYSEFELVYDRAVYDADKVFTFTNVVTPPVVADKKSSPVRWLIVLYSVAAALFFSIVVISVIENKRINQEMKDLINS
- the murB gene encoding UDP-N-acetylmuramate dehydrogenase; amino-acid sequence: MTIHPVPEQKFNYSLKSCNTFGMDVKAAVFTRLTAESELPALLRMIHQTGTPLLFLGGGSNVLFTKDFDGMVVGVATKGIEVIDQDEEFVYVRGMAGENWDDFVQYCVRHNFGGLENLSLIPGNVGSSPIQNIGAYGVELKDTFYMLDAVSLRTGEFREFYSDDCAFGYRNSVFKNELKGQYLILSVTFRLRKRPLLNTAYGAIGAELEAMREMPSVKAIAQAVCNIRRSKLPDPEVIGNAGSFFKNPVVSHAHFEKLKSKNPSIPAYPGEHGVKLAAGWLIEQCGWKGYRDGDAGVHERQALVLVNYGKATGIQILDLSKRIIDSVYSGFSVILEPEVNIL
- a CDS encoding oligosaccharide flippase family protein codes for the protein MQRKFLTNLGFLLLLNLLIKPFWIFGIDRTVQNVVGAEDFGFYFAIFNFSFLFNILFDFGITNFNNRNIAQNSQLLNKHFSSIIILKFLLAVVYFIVTFSVGIIWGYRGNELWMLGLLGINQFLISFILYLRSNVSALLLFKTDSLLSVLDRMLMIAICSVLLWGRITDQTFRIEWFVYAQTVSYALTALIALLIVIKKASFRRLNWNFPFFLMIIRQSLPFAILVLLMTFYNRIDSVMIERLIGGVQGKEQSGIYAHAYRLLDASNNIAYLFSVLLLPLFARQIKSGERVENLVRLSFTLLFVVSVILAAVSWFYRVEIMDLMYDHFIPESASVFGVLMGCFIAISTTYVFGTLLTANGNLKQLNLIAAGGMLLNISLNVLLIPRFGALGSAWTSLITQGIMAIAQIILVLIFFRFKFNPKFLGALLVFVIGVVLINRVAVSLPLYWLQSLILAIFLSVFLALVLRLLNLRYFIRLIASPAG
- a CDS encoding GumC domain-containing protein — encoded protein: MSENKLSEIRDFDSTSLGMFLFSWRKHLIIISLSAAILAAVFSSSLFITPLYRSTVVLFPVSSNSVSRALLSDQPAAKTDILEFGEDEQTEQMLQILSSSKIRDKVVEKFDLMKHYRINPRSKYKNTELHRQYESNITFRRTEFMAVRISVLDRDPQMAADIANTISELLDSTKNAMQRERAMKGFAIVEQEYLKLRDDIAKMEDSLRVIRELGVYDYESQSEMFNQQLAIEIARGNERGIASLESKLNLLAKYGGAYVSLRDMLEHEKKQLSYLKARYEEAKVDATETLPQKFVVESAYKAEKKSYPVRWIIVLVSTLAAFLISVIVIITIEKLPAFNALKKNSFSKK